One genomic segment of Candidatus Berkiella aquae includes these proteins:
- a CDS encoding GAF domain-containing protein encodes MKVPPKPANEDERLHALAKYKLPNLANDKIFNQITELASLICDMPICLITIIDKDTNWFLSNHGLESSGETPRDLSFCAHAILDDKLMEITDTTLDDRFNNNPFVLGIPQIRFYAGMPLVDPDGFKLGTICLIDKVTRELTPKQEKILGLFSKMIISIIEARAGALNKVNSFLNNEEKINEIENFKNMLMQSIPEGIIAVTQNGKIFFTNEKATKLFGYPAAELLNQNFFFLLKDKELDLANNHIIMTEAIKKDHSQLPVELSVAPLKNSNHFLVVIKENSIGNFQNP; translated from the coding sequence ATGAAAGTGCCGCCAAAGCCAGCCAATGAAGATGAAAGATTGCATGCCTTAGCTAAATATAAATTACCTAATTTAGCCAATGATAAAATCTTTAATCAAATTACAGAACTTGCTTCTTTAATTTGTGATATGCCCATTTGTTTGATTACTATCATAGATAAAGATACGAATTGGTTTTTATCTAACCATGGATTAGAAAGCAGTGGTGAAACACCACGCGATCTCTCTTTTTGTGCGCATGCTATTCTTGATGATAAACTCATGGAAATTACTGACACCACTTTGGATGATAGATTCAATAATAATCCTTTTGTTTTAGGTATTCCTCAGATCAGATTTTATGCGGGGATGCCACTTGTTGACCCAGATGGTTTTAAGCTTGGAACTATCTGTCTCATTGACAAAGTTACAAGAGAATTAACACCCAAACAAGAAAAAATACTTGGCCTGTTTTCTAAGATGATTATTTCCATTATTGAAGCAAGAGCAGGTGCTTTAAATAAAGTGAATTCATTTTTAAACAATGAAGAAAAAATCAATGAAATTGAAAATTTCAAAAATATGCTCATGCAATCGATTCCAGAAGGCATTATAGCAGTCACACAAAACGGAAAAATATTTTTCACCAATGAAAAAGCAACCAAACTCTTTGGATATCCTGCTGCAGAACTTTTAAATCAAAATTTCTTCTTTTTGCTCAAAGACAAAGAACTTGATTTAGCAAATAATCATATTATTATGACAGAAGCGATTAAAAAAGATCACTCGCAACTTCCCGTTGAATTGTCAGTGGCGCCTTTAAAAAATAGTAACCATTTTTTAGTGGTTATCAAAGAAAACTCTATTGGTAATTTTCAAAATCCTTAA
- a CDS encoding dimethylarginine dimethylaminohydrolase family protein — translation MLKSYTFMLCTMLLSTSLFAQQNYGGQTMVGDLKIVVVRKPDESFGKADPKTWHYTSQPNLEKAQKEHDDFVAILKKQDIQVVYHDQPLNNLADAIFVHDPALITNHGAIILSMGKPLRKGEESALKNKFKALNIPILFELHGKATAEAGDILWLDNKTLAIGRGFRTNQEGIDQIKNTLAPFNIKVVQVELPYDQGKEACLHLQSLISLVDHKKALVYPKFLPVSFIEHLKEKGFALIEVPEHEYNSMGPNVLAIKPNVCLTIEGNNETKSRLEAAGCKVHTYEGNEISHKAEGGATCLTRPILRLEG, via the coding sequence ATGTTAAAGTCTTACACCTTTATGCTTTGCACTATGTTGCTTTCAACGAGTTTATTTGCACAACAAAACTATGGTGGTCAAACCATGGTAGGAGATCTTAAAATTGTTGTCGTAAGAAAACCTGATGAATCTTTTGGTAAAGCCGATCCTAAAACTTGGCATTACACCTCGCAACCTAATCTTGAAAAAGCGCAAAAAGAACATGATGACTTTGTAGCTATTTTAAAGAAACAAGATATCCAGGTAGTTTATCACGATCAACCTTTGAACAATTTAGCCGATGCCATATTTGTTCACGATCCTGCATTGATAACAAATCACGGTGCTATTATTTTAAGCATGGGCAAGCCACTTCGTAAAGGTGAGGAAAGTGCGTTAAAAAATAAATTCAAAGCTTTAAATATTCCTATTTTGTTTGAACTTCATGGAAAAGCTACGGCTGAAGCGGGCGATATTCTCTGGCTTGATAATAAAACACTCGCGATTGGACGAGGGTTTCGTACCAATCAAGAAGGGATTGATCAAATCAAAAATACACTGGCTCCCTTCAATATTAAGGTTGTTCAAGTTGAATTGCCTTATGATCAAGGTAAAGAAGCCTGCTTACATTTGCAATCGCTTATTAGCTTGGTCGATCATAAAAAAGCTTTAGTCTATCCTAAGTTTTTACCTGTATCTTTTATTGAACACTTAAAGGAAAAAGGATTTGCTTTAATTGAAGTGCCAGAGCATGAATACAACAGTATGGGCCCGAATGTATTAGCCATCAAGCCTAATGTTTGTTTAACCATTGAGGGTAATAACGAAACTAAATCACGATTAGAAGCTGCAGGTTGTAAAGTACATACGTATGAAGGCAATGAGATATCTCATAAAGCGGAAGGCGGGGCGACGTGCTTGACAAGGCCGATTCTGAGATTAGAAGGATAG
- a CDS encoding DEAD/DEAH box helicase: MIFESLGLSPAILNALVDKGYNSPSPIQEQTIPVILAGNDIMACAQTGTGKTAGFVLPILQMLSTRPFANSNRTLALILTPTRELAAQIHESILAYGKYQRLRSTVVFGGVKINPQMMKLRSGVEILVATPGRLLDLYQQNAIRFNDVEILVLDEADRMLDMGFIHDIKRILALLPKKRQNLLFSATFSNDIRQLAKGLLNQPVEVSVSPQNTTATTVKQKLYPVDKNSKALLLSHLIRSEKWFQALVFCRTKHGANKLVKLLSQDNINSAAIHGNKSQAQRTKALENFKLGKVQILVATDIAARGIDIDQLPQVVNFDLPNVPEDYVHRIGRTGRAGSNGHAVSLVSADEIKQLHDIERLVKFNIERVNIEGFIPQNKLPESKPFQSQQTKRRPKKPKRKPLLEGQSR; the protein is encoded by the coding sequence ATGATATTTGAATCTTTAGGCTTATCCCCCGCTATTCTAAATGCCCTTGTTGACAAAGGGTACAATAGTCCTTCTCCTATTCAAGAACAGACGATTCCGGTTATTTTAGCTGGGAATGACATTATGGCATGTGCTCAAACTGGAACGGGTAAAACCGCAGGTTTTGTACTACCCATCTTGCAAATGCTTAGCACAAGACCTTTTGCTAACAGCAATCGTACACTCGCTTTAATACTCACTCCTACTCGAGAATTGGCAGCTCAGATCCATGAAAGCATTTTAGCCTATGGAAAGTATCAACGCTTAAGATCCACAGTCGTATTTGGAGGCGTAAAAATTAATCCACAAATGATGAAATTGCGAAGTGGCGTAGAGATCCTGGTTGCCACTCCTGGCCGCCTCTTAGATTTATATCAACAAAATGCGATTAGATTTAACGATGTGGAAATTTTAGTATTGGATGAAGCCGATCGAATGCTGGACATGGGTTTTATTCATGATATCAAAAGAATCTTAGCATTATTGCCTAAAAAGCGTCAAAACTTATTGTTTTCTGCCACTTTTTCCAATGATATCCGCCAATTAGCTAAAGGCTTGTTAAATCAACCTGTAGAAGTCAGTGTGAGCCCACAAAACACCACCGCCACAACAGTTAAGCAAAAATTATACCCAGTAGATAAAAATAGTAAGGCTTTGCTATTGAGCCATTTGATACGCAGCGAAAAATGGTTTCAGGCATTGGTGTTTTGCAGAACAAAACACGGAGCAAATAAATTAGTAAAATTGTTAAGCCAAGATAATATTAACTCAGCTGCTATTCATGGTAATAAGAGCCAAGCTCAACGTACTAAAGCCCTTGAGAACTTTAAACTAGGTAAAGTCCAAATCCTGGTAGCAACGGACATTGCAGCTCGTGGAATTGATATCGATCAATTACCTCAAGTTGTCAATTTTGATCTCCCGAACGTTCCTGAAGATTATGTACATCGGATTGGCCGCACCGGTCGTGCTGGTTCAAACGGCCACGCTGTTTCGTTGGTAAGTGCAGATGAAATAAAGCAACTTCATGATATCGAGCGTTTAGTAAAATTTAATATTGAACGTGTCAATATTGAGGGATTTATTCCGCAAAATAAACTACCAGAGTCAAAACCATTTCAATCACAGCAAACAAAGCGGCGCCCTAAAAAACCAAAACGTAAACCATTACTTGAAGGTCAAAGTCGATGA
- a CDS encoding phosphotransferase, with translation MANIKMHENEFDIDERMVRDLLQSQFQQWSDLPLQMIKSAGTDNLIFRLGDDKCIRLPRVPGSQIQIEKEQRWLPFLAPHLPLAIPVPIGKGQPQNNYPSYWSIFHWLEGNNAINAVNLDLAQAARDLAKFINSLHRIDATSGPSTYRGLPLNTRDEEVHKALADLEGIVDTSAALKIWNICKQAPIWDKPPVWIHSDLLPANILVNNGKVTGIIDFGMMGIGDPACDLLPAWSLLDRDSRETFRTTLLIDDATWLRGKGWALSIGLIILPYYFDTNPELVAVGKRLVTEVLSA, from the coding sequence ATGGCAAATATTAAAATGCATGAAAATGAATTTGATATTGATGAAAGGATGGTAAGAGACTTATTGCAATCTCAATTCCAGCAATGGTCAGATTTGCCCTTACAGATGATTAAGTCTGCTGGTACCGATAATCTTATATTTAGGTTGGGAGATGATAAATGCATTCGTTTACCCCGTGTGCCAGGTTCACAAATACAAATTGAAAAAGAGCAACGTTGGTTACCCTTCTTAGCACCTCATTTACCTTTAGCAATCCCTGTCCCCATTGGCAAAGGGCAACCACAAAATAATTACCCTTCGTATTGGTCTATTTTCCATTGGCTTGAAGGGAATAATGCGATCAATGCGGTCAATTTAGATCTTGCTCAAGCTGCACGTGATCTTGCAAAATTCATTAATTCCTTACATCGTATCGATGCTACAAGTGGTCCTTCAACCTATCGAGGCTTACCGCTTAACACCCGAGATGAAGAAGTACATAAAGCATTAGCTGATTTAGAGGGGATTGTCGATACAAGCGCTGCCTTAAAGATTTGGAATATTTGTAAGCAAGCGCCAATTTGGGATAAACCACCTGTTTGGATCCATAGTGATTTGTTACCGGCAAATATATTAGTTAATAATGGGAAAGTAACCGGGATCATTGATTTTGGTATGATGGGAATAGGTGATCCGGCTTGTGATCTTTTACCTGCATGGAGCTTGTTGGATAGGGACTCACGTGAAACATTTCGAACCACCTTACTGATTGATGATGCTACTTGGTTGAGAGGCAAAGGGTGGGCCTTATCTATCGGCTTAATAATCTTGCCTTATTATTTTGATACCAATCCTGAATTAGTGGCAGTTGGTAAGCGGTTGGTAACTGAGGTTTTATCTGCTTAA
- a CDS encoding helix-turn-helix domain-containing protein, with amino-acid sequence MKKPLIIDIITHPKSHETKWHAHEECQLFILKSGLISFELENQRMIIPAGQGGWIPAGMGHKAKIIGCVSAISLYIEANLCKDSPQHAFVFTPTSFLQEIITRFATQPKGKPWLKSDNNLMHVLLDELKTTHVMPFSLPMPQETKLAFVAKQFINHPEVNESIEYWADKANTSKRTFTRHFRSETGISFAKWCQQVRILCSLEYLSQGKSVTWIALTLGYNSVSAFIKVFKQWTGRTPTQSLDGIAN; translated from the coding sequence ATGAAAAAACCCCTCATTATTGATATTATTACGCATCCTAAGTCTCATGAGACCAAGTGGCATGCCCATGAAGAATGTCAGTTGTTTATATTAAAATCAGGTTTAATTTCATTTGAACTTGAAAATCAACGAATGATAATCCCAGCCGGTCAAGGAGGATGGATCCCTGCAGGAATGGGGCATAAAGCCAAAATAATCGGATGTGTTAGTGCTATATCCCTTTATATTGAAGCCAATTTATGCAAAGACTCACCGCAGCATGCTTTTGTTTTCACACCTACATCATTTTTACAGGAAATTATTACTCGTTTTGCTACGCAGCCTAAAGGTAAGCCATGGTTAAAATCAGATAATAATCTAATGCACGTTTTGTTAGATGAGCTCAAAACAACCCATGTTATGCCATTTTCCTTACCCATGCCGCAAGAAACGAAATTAGCATTTGTGGCAAAGCAGTTTATTAATCATCCTGAGGTTAATGAATCCATTGAATACTGGGCAGATAAAGCAAATACTAGCAAAAGAACCTTTACGCGCCATTTTCGTTCAGAAACAGGCATCTCATTTGCTAAATGGTGCCAACAAGTGCGCATTCTGTGTTCTTTGGAATATTTATCTCAAGGAAAATCTGTCACCTGGATTGCTTTAACACTAGGATATAACAGCGTTAGTGCGTTTATAAAAGTTTTTAAGCAATGGACAGGGAGAACACCTACTCAATCTCTAGATGGTATCGCTAATTAA